The proteins below come from a single Streptomyces sp. B3I8 genomic window:
- a CDS encoding snapalysin family zinc-dependent metalloprotease: MEVVKVRRRVLSLMSALVCAGAAVTGAGSPAGAAEPDPETIPIDLILAGSYADPVRDAMRIWNTAVPGIKFVEQSTPASLRVKEYTTATGTGSHVFLDGAGRGWVYLETGDAKVYPPTRVAVHELGHTLSLADLGPGSPCSKVMSGGWAGPECVNTQPDAEEVAEVAAYFAGHDVGDQVPGWPPPSDEQGLSGDSRRPSDRTPGAPGQGPHRVGAVGPLRPDPNDGP, from the coding sequence ATGGAGGTCGTGAAGGTGCGTCGTCGAGTACTGAGCCTGATGTCGGCCCTGGTCTGTGCGGGCGCCGCCGTGACAGGCGCGGGGTCCCCGGCAGGTGCCGCGGAACCGGATCCCGAGACCATTCCCATCGATCTGATACTCGCCGGTTCCTACGCGGATCCCGTCCGTGACGCGATGAGGATCTGGAACACGGCCGTCCCGGGAATCAAGTTCGTGGAGCAGAGCACCCCCGCCTCACTGCGGGTCAAGGAGTACACGACCGCGACCGGTACCGGTTCGCACGTCTTCCTCGACGGAGCGGGGAGAGGCTGGGTATATCTCGAGACCGGAGACGCGAAGGTCTACCCGCCCACCCGTGTCGCCGTTCACGAACTGGGGCACACCCTGTCACTCGCCGATCTCGGGCCGGGCAGCCCGTGTTCCAAAGTGATGTCGGGGGGATGGGCGGGGCCCGAGTGCGTCAACACCCAGCCCGACGCGGAGGAGGTCGCCGAAGTGGCGGCCTACTTCGCCGGTCACGATGTCGGCGATCAAGTACCGGGATGGCCGCCTCCGTCGGACGAACAGGGCCTGTCCGGCGATTCCCGCCGCCCGTCCGACAGGACCCCGGGGGCCCCTGGGCAGGGCCCCCACCGCGTCGGCGCCGTCGGCCCGCTGCGACCTGATCCGAACGACGGACCCTAG
- a CDS encoding IS701 family transposase produces the protein MISADRGQLPGVRLGEVERLRGELAEFVADVFGSFPRRDQRRWGECYLRGLMLDGRRKSIQPMAERLPDGNMQALQQFVNQSPWDPLPVRRRIAEWLCEAIRPEVWVIDDVSFPKCGKASVGVARQYCGAVGKRANCQVAVSVHAATDTASCPLEWQLYLPREWTDEPDRCRRAGVPDEVVHREKWRLALGLLDTLAQWRLKAPVVVADAGYGVSTLFRLGLQTRGLSYVLALNGKEVAHPEDAEPHQPAYGGLGPPTLPRYRTPPQAVCVLAAQAGAERFTEVTWRQGSKDAMTSRFAVLTVRPAGKQSLAAAQEAGGGRNRWDGVLPVQTLLIEWPDGQDTPTDYWISNLPATTPVTDLVRWAKMRRRIEHDYRELKHGLGLDHFEGRTWRGWHHHVTLVTAAQAFLTLRRLDPKAHTPA, from the coding sequence GTGATCTCTGCTGATCGTGGGCAGCTTCCTGGAGTGAGGTTGGGGGAGGTGGAACGGCTCCGGGGCGAGTTGGCGGAGTTCGTTGCCGATGTGTTCGGGTCGTTTCCGCGGCGGGATCAGCGGCGGTGGGGCGAGTGCTATCTGCGAGGCTTGATGCTCGACGGCCGGCGCAAGTCCATCCAGCCGATGGCCGAGCGTCTGCCGGACGGGAACATGCAGGCCCTGCAGCAGTTCGTGAACCAGTCGCCGTGGGATCCGTTACCGGTCAGGCGGCGGATCGCCGAGTGGTTGTGCGAGGCCATCCGCCCTGAGGTGTGGGTGATCGACGACGTGTCGTTCCCCAAGTGCGGCAAGGCGTCGGTCGGGGTGGCCCGCCAGTACTGCGGAGCGGTCGGCAAGCGGGCGAACTGCCAGGTCGCGGTCAGTGTCCATGCCGCCACCGACACCGCCTCGTGCCCGTTGGAGTGGCAGTTGTATCTGCCGCGTGAGTGGACGGACGAGCCGGACCGGTGCCGCAGGGCAGGAGTCCCCGACGAGGTGGTGCACCGGGAGAAGTGGCGTCTGGCGCTCGGCCTGCTGGACACGCTCGCCCAGTGGCGGCTGAAGGCTCCGGTCGTGGTCGCCGACGCCGGCTACGGCGTCAGCACCCTGTTCCGGCTCGGCCTCCAGACGCGAGGGCTGTCCTATGTCCTGGCCCTGAACGGGAAGGAAGTCGCCCACCCCGAGGATGCCGAGCCGCACCAGCCTGCTTATGGCGGGCTCGGACCACCCACCCTTCCCCGTTACCGCACCCCACCACAAGCCGTCTGCGTCCTCGCCGCACAGGCGGGTGCGGAGCGGTTCACCGAGGTGACCTGGAGGCAGGGCAGCAAAGACGCGATGACCTCACGGTTCGCGGTCCTGACAGTACGGCCCGCGGGCAAGCAGTCCCTGGCCGCGGCTCAGGAGGCCGGCGGCGGCCGCAACCGGTGGGACGGCGTCCTGCCCGTCCAGACGCTCCTCATCGAGTGGCCGGACGGCCAGGACACCCCGACGGACTACTGGATATCGAACCTGCCCGCCACCACACCCGTCACCGACCTGGTGCGGTGGGCCAAGATGCGCCGGCGGATCGAGCACGACTACCGCGAGCTCAAGCACGGCCTGGGCCTGGACCACTTCGAGGGCCGCACCTGGCGCGGCTGGCACCACCACGTCACCCTCGTCACCGCCGCCCAGGCCTTCCTCACCCTCCGGCGGCTCGACCCAAAAGCCCACACACCGGCCTGA
- a CDS encoding cob(I)yrinic acid a,c-diamide adenosyltransferase — MVNLTRIYTRTGDKGTTNLGDMSRVPKTDLRISAYADANEANAVIGTAIALGGLDEEVGKVLVRVQNDLFDVGADLSTPVVENPEFPPLRVEQFYVDRLEADCDRFNERLEKLRSFILPGGTPGAALLHQACTVVRRAERSTWAALEAHGEVMNPLTATYLNRLSDLLFILARVANLGTGDVLWVPGGER; from the coding sequence ATGGTCAATCTGACACGCATCTACACGCGGACCGGCGACAAGGGCACCACCAACCTCGGTGACATGAGCCGCGTCCCCAAGACCGATCTTCGGATCTCGGCGTACGCGGACGCCAACGAGGCGAACGCGGTGATCGGGACGGCGATCGCGCTGGGCGGCCTGGACGAGGAGGTCGGCAAGGTGCTCGTCCGGGTCCAGAACGACCTGTTCGACGTCGGGGCCGACCTGTCGACTCCGGTGGTGGAGAACCCCGAGTTCCCGCCGCTGAGGGTGGAGCAGTTCTACGTCGACCGGCTCGAGGCGGACTGCGACCGGTTCAACGAGCGGCTGGAGAAGCTGCGTTCCTTCATCCTGCCCGGCGGCACCCCGGGCGCGGCCCTGCTGCACCAGGCGTGCACGGTGGTGCGGCGGGCCGAGCGGTCGACGTGGGCGGCGCTGGAGGCGCACGGCGAGGTCATGAACCCGCTGACCGCGACCTACCTCAACCGCCTCTCCGACCTCCTGTTCATCCTGGCCCGCGTGGCGAACCTGGGGACCGGCGACGTGCTGTGGGTGCCGGGGGGCGAGCGCTAG
- a CDS encoding 3-hydroxyacyl-CoA dehydrogenase family protein: MAGKVAVIGAGLMGSGIAQVAATAGWDVVLRDVTDEALTRGTDAIKASYEKFVAKGTLEAADAEAALGRIGTTTDLDAAADADLVVEAVFEQLDVKHDLFRTLDTLVREDAVLASNTSAIPITKIAAATARPERVVGVHFFSPVPMMRLVELVRGYKTSDETLATARRFAESVGKICIVVNRDVAGFVTTRLISALVVEATKLYESGVATAEDIDLACKLGFGHAMGPLATADLTGVDILLHATGNIYTESQDEKFAPPELMRRMVDAGDIGRKSGQGFYTY; the protein is encoded by the coding sequence GTGGCAGGGAAGGTCGCCGTCATCGGAGCCGGGCTCATGGGGTCCGGCATCGCCCAGGTCGCCGCGACCGCGGGCTGGGACGTCGTCCTGCGGGACGTCACCGACGAGGCGCTCACCCGCGGCACGGACGCGATCAAGGCCTCGTACGAGAAGTTCGTGGCCAAGGGGACGCTGGAGGCGGCCGACGCCGAGGCCGCCCTCGGGCGGATCGGCACCACCACCGACCTCGACGCCGCCGCCGACGCGGACCTCGTCGTCGAGGCGGTGTTCGAGCAGCTCGACGTCAAGCACGACCTCTTCCGCACGCTCGACACGCTCGTGCGGGAGGACGCCGTGCTCGCGTCCAACACCTCGGCCATCCCGATCACCAAGATCGCGGCGGCCACCGCCCGGCCCGAACGGGTCGTCGGCGTGCACTTCTTCTCACCGGTGCCGATGATGCGGCTCGTCGAGCTGGTGCGCGGATACAAGACGAGCGACGAAACGCTCGCCACCGCGCGGCGGTTCGCCGAGTCCGTCGGCAAGATCTGCATCGTCGTCAACCGGGACGTGGCGGGCTTCGTGACCACCCGGCTCATCTCCGCGCTTGTCGTGGAGGCCACCAAGCTGTACGAGTCGGGCGTCGCCACCGCCGAGGACATCGACCTGGCCTGCAAACTGGGCTTCGGTCATGCGATGGGGCCGCTGGCGACGGCCGACCTCACCGGCGTCGACATCCTGTTGCACGCCACCGGCAACATCTACACCGAGTCCCAGGACGAGAAGTTCGCCCCGCCGGAGCTGATGCGCCGGATGGTGGACGCCGGTGACATCGGCCGCAAGAGCGGGCAGGGCTTCTACACGTACTGA
- a CDS encoding STAS domain-containing protein, which yields MYIRGDHAGLVVGGRLDVRSAADARTVLHSAVDDGAGDLVLDLSGLDSWDATGLGVIMGAHRRAGRCGRRLVLRGVPPQMQRLLVATRLHRILAIEGGIGVESLPRV from the coding sequence ATGTACATCAGGGGCGACCACGCCGGGCTGGTCGTCGGGGGCCGCCTCGACGTCCGCAGCGCGGCGGACGCCCGTACGGTCCTGCACTCGGCCGTCGACGACGGAGCCGGCGACCTGGTTCTCGACCTGTCCGGACTGGACTCGTGGGACGCCACCGGACTCGGCGTGATCATGGGAGCCCACCGGCGGGCCGGACGGTGCGGCAGGCGGCTCGTCCTGCGCGGCGTCCCGCCCCAGATGCAGCGCCTGCTGGTGGCCACCCGGCTGCACCGCATCCTCGCCATCGAGGGCGGCATCGGCGTGGAGTCCCTGCCCCGCGTCTGA
- a CDS encoding ATP-binding protein, which produces MDPNTAGPEEYGHDGDGHQGRDSRDAQARAAGRRSPRDSLTADFGQHAPAPARTARIVAGEFLLTVNPVDGSEIENRPPQEHPGRPAKYTAARRSESERAARPPVPPGSALPDSGLLQRDEERDRLVGLLARGRSVRLVGAPGSGRTVLLDAVAVDCADLAPDGVVRLSGHRRTVDDLMGDLYHAVFDAPEYRPGRDELREALAEIGAVVLLDDLEFGGAALDELLDATPECAYLCAVTPDVPAPSAEAAFEDVALGGLDRAGCVELLERAVGRVLTEEESNWAGDLLFESEGLPLRFKQAGALLRQRDRLRLEAEAFDEYGVFEDAKAEAATVRDTVPESVTGDEEPLPPLAEAAAAAPLLASRLSRSARETLRFAVALDGEVPHLTHLPALVDDTHADAALAELAGCALVTPVGARYRLAAGVLAQLVAAGYDTDAEEHLLTAARHYAWWAGHPSVTPERVAAEADAVLAALTALVPLTTPVDENSEAAEDTAEPEGRGGAGAARRRAARPAGRARVRRRAALGRLGAGAAGRCGGLAAGGGGGRPGVLPPRAGRPRALRGPVGPGPGRAGDVRRTARRGRRPAGDRRGAARPGAGRRPGGHRIGHGAGPGVRRRLRRVAGRAGGRGTGHGGFGGVAPGGRHRDPGVVPGGRGTAAGVGSGGRRRRRGRYRRAPAGRVALSGARHPAQSRGRGGGGAARGRARHGGDARRNLRQQPQRERALRAGRGRPLDRPGQRGRQPGRGQDEEGRRRGWGAGRAQVGGAVGSRAGRDVRDGGRSVADGVVLAFGDAVGVDDGEGARRGRQGGRWGREDVVGVDAVLEASEVLDACGVADTVEHGSELAGVAVGDGLRGSGHDELGVGVV; this is translated from the coding sequence ATGGACCCGAACACCGCGGGACCCGAGGAGTACGGCCACGACGGTGACGGCCACCAGGGCCGTGACAGCCGTGACGCCCAGGCCCGCGCCGCCGGCCGGCGCTCGCCCCGGGATTCCCTCACCGCCGACTTCGGCCAGCACGCGCCCGCGCCGGCGCGCACCGCCCGGATCGTGGCGGGTGAGTTCCTGCTCACCGTCAACCCGGTGGACGGCAGCGAGATCGAGAACCGGCCGCCCCAGGAGCACCCCGGGCGGCCGGCCAAGTACACCGCCGCCCGTCGCTCGGAGAGCGAGCGCGCCGCCCGGCCGCCCGTGCCGCCGGGCTCCGCACTCCCCGACTCCGGCCTGCTCCAGCGCGACGAGGAACGCGATCGGCTGGTCGGGCTGCTGGCCCGTGGCCGCTCCGTCCGCCTCGTCGGCGCCCCCGGCTCCGGCCGCACCGTCCTGCTGGACGCGGTCGCCGTGGACTGCGCCGATCTCGCCCCCGACGGCGTCGTCCGCCTCTCCGGCCACCGGCGCACCGTCGACGACCTGATGGGCGATCTCTATCACGCCGTGTTCGACGCCCCCGAGTACCGCCCGGGCCGCGACGAGCTGCGCGAGGCCCTCGCCGAGATCGGCGCCGTCGTCCTCCTCGACGACCTCGAGTTCGGCGGTGCCGCCCTCGACGAACTCCTCGACGCCACCCCCGAGTGCGCCTATCTGTGCGCCGTCACCCCCGACGTGCCGGCCCCCTCGGCCGAGGCCGCCTTCGAGGACGTCGCGCTCGGCGGGCTCGACCGCGCGGGCTGCGTCGAACTCCTGGAGCGGGCCGTCGGACGCGTTCTCACCGAGGAGGAGTCCAACTGGGCCGGCGACCTCCTGTTCGAGTCCGAGGGCCTGCCGCTGCGGTTCAAGCAGGCCGGGGCGCTGCTGCGGCAGCGGGACCGGCTGCGCCTGGAGGCCGAGGCCTTCGACGAGTACGGCGTCTTCGAGGACGCCAAGGCGGAGGCCGCCACCGTCCGCGACACCGTGCCCGAGTCCGTGACCGGTGACGAGGAGCCGCTGCCACCGCTCGCCGAGGCCGCGGCGGCCGCGCCGCTGCTCGCCTCCCGGCTGAGCCGGTCGGCCCGCGAGACCCTGCGGTTCGCCGTCGCGCTCGACGGCGAGGTGCCGCACCTCACCCACCTCCCCGCGCTCGTCGACGACACCCACGCGGACGCCGCCCTCGCCGAGCTGGCCGGCTGCGCGCTGGTCACCCCGGTCGGCGCCCGCTACCGGCTCGCCGCCGGGGTCCTGGCGCAGCTCGTGGCCGCCGGGTACGACACCGACGCCGAGGAACACCTGCTGACCGCCGCCCGGCACTACGCCTGGTGGGCCGGACACCCCTCGGTCACCCCCGAGCGGGTCGCGGCCGAGGCCGACGCCGTGCTGGCCGCGCTCACCGCGCTGGTGCCGCTCACCACGCCGGTGGACGAGAACTCCGAGGCCGCCGAGGACACAGCGGAGCCGGAGGGCCGGGGAGGAGCCGGAGCGGCCCGTCGCCGTGCGGCTCGCCCGGCAGGCCGCGCCCGCGTTCGCCGCAGGGCTGCGCTGGGGCGCCTGGGAGCGGGCGCTGCGGGCCGGTGCGGAGGCCTCGCGGCTGGCGGGGGAGGTGGCCGACCAGGCGTACTTCCACCACGAGCTGGGCGTCCTCGCGCTCTGCGAGGGCCAGTTGGACCGGGCCCGGGCCGAGCTGGAGACGTCCGTAGGACTGCGCGGCGCGGTCGCCGACCGGCGGGGGACCGTCGCGGGGCGGCGCGCCCTGGCGCTGGTCGACGACCGGGCGGGCACCGCATCGGGCACGGCGCTGGTCCTGGCGTCCGACGTCGTCTCCGCCGCGTCGCCGGCCGGGCCGGCGGCCGGGGAACCGGGCACGGGGGGTTCGGCGGCGTGGCCCCCGGTGGGCGACACCGCGACCCTGGTGTCGTACCGGGCGGCCGCGGCACTGCCGCCGGGGTCGGGAGCGGGGGCCGCCGCCGGCGCCGCGGCCGGTACCGGCGGGCGCCGGCGGGGCGGGTTGCGCTCAGCGGCGCGCGGCACCCGGCGCAATCTCGTGGCCGCGGGGGCGGGGGCGCTGCTCGTGGCCGCGCTCGGCACGGTGGTGACGCTCGGCGCAACCTCCGACAACAACCACAACGAGAACGCGCCCTCCGAGCGGGTCGGGGTCGACCCCTCGATCGGCCAGGACAGCGGGGACGACAGCCTGGGCGCGGACAAGACGAAGAAGGACGACGCCGGGGGTGGGGTGCCGGCCGGGCACAAGTCGGCGGCGCCGTCGGATCCCGGGCCGGACGGGACGTACGGGACGGCGGACGATCCGTCGCCGACGGCGTCGTCCTCGCCTTCGGCGACGCGGTCGGTGTCGACGACGGGGAAGGGGCACGGCGGGGGAGACAAGGGGGACGGTGGGGGCGGGAAGACGTCGTCGGGGTCGACGCCGTCCTCGAAGCCTCCGAAGTCCTCGACGCCTGCGGGGTCGCCGACACCGTCGAGCACGGCTCCGAGCTCGCCGGAGTCGCCGTCGGAGACGGCCTCCGAGGATCCGGGCATGACGAACTCGGCGTCGGCGTCGTCTAG
- the nucS gene encoding endonuclease NucS, translating to MRLVIARCSVDYAGRLTAHLPPAPRLILVKADGSVSIHADDRAYKPLNWMSPPCTLKEGSGDEAGVWTVVNKAGEKLIITMEEILHDSSHELGVDPGLIKDGVEAHLQELLADRIETLGDGYTLIRREYMTAIGPVDILCRDSDGGTVAVEIKRRGEIDGVEQLTRYLDLLNRDPHLAPVQGVFAAQEIKPQARVLATDRGIRCQILDYNALRGIEDDKLRLF from the coding sequence ATGCGTCTCGTCATCGCCCGGTGCTCCGTCGACTACGCGGGCCGGCTCACCGCCCACCTTCCTCCGGCGCCCCGTCTGATCCTCGTGAAGGCCGACGGCAGTGTGTCGATCCATGCGGACGACCGGGCCTACAAGCCTCTGAACTGGATGTCTCCACCCTGCACCCTGAAGGAGGGCAGCGGCGACGAGGCCGGGGTGTGGACCGTCGTCAACAAGGCGGGCGAGAAGCTCATCATCACGATGGAGGAGATCCTCCACGACTCCTCGCACGAACTCGGGGTGGACCCCGGGCTGATCAAGGACGGCGTGGAAGCACACCTTCAGGAACTGCTCGCGGACCGCATCGAGACGCTCGGAGACGGTTACACGCTCATCCGGCGCGAGTACATGACGGCGATCGGTCCGGTCGACATCCTGTGCCGGGACTCCGACGGCGGGACCGTCGCCGTCGAGATCAAGCGGCGGGGCGAGATCGACGGCGTCGAGCAGTTGACGCGGTACCTGGATCTGCTGAACCGGGATCCGCATCTGGCGCCGGTGCAGGGGGTGTTCGCGGCGCAGGAGATCAAGCCGCAGGCACGGGTGCTGGCGACGGACCGTGGCATCCGCTGCCAGATCCTCGACTACAACGCGCTCCGCGGCATCGAGGACGACAAACTCCGCCTGTTCTGA
- a CDS encoding SCO5389 family protein produces the protein MSLDVSPALLEKAERGEVDEAEFVDCVRTSLPFAWEMISSLVAQLKVDGGQFADNQTPPPDEHARGQLLRALASDAIRGALQRHFGVRLAFQNCHRVAVFPLDSSVDERLARFTSVRSQLLNQSPELRDC, from the coding sequence ATGTCGCTCGACGTCTCACCGGCCCTACTCGAGAAGGCCGAGCGAGGCGAGGTCGACGAAGCGGAATTCGTCGACTGCGTCCGGACCTCCCTGCCCTTCGCATGGGAGATGATCAGCTCCCTGGTGGCCCAGCTGAAGGTGGACGGCGGCCAGTTCGCCGACAACCAGACGCCGCCGCCGGACGAGCACGCGCGCGGCCAACTGCTGCGCGCGCTCGCCAGTGACGCGATACGTGGCGCGCTGCAGCGGCACTTCGGAGTGCGACTGGCCTTCCAGAACTGCCACCGGGTGGCGGTCTTCCCGCTGGACTCCTCGGTGGACGAACGCCTGGCCCGTTTCACCTCGGTCCGCAGCCAGTTGCTCAACCAGTCCCCGGAACTCCGGGACTGCTGA